One region of Dysidea avara chromosome 1, odDysAvar1.4, whole genome shotgun sequence genomic DNA includes:
- the LOC136255212 gene encoding uncharacterized protein — protein sequence MANWSRDWNQFFNTSKFIHLSFNTKFPTSYFIDDTIIKTSSTHRDLGVILSTDLSWKNHYNHISAKAYRTLGLLRRTFSHSVDIPTKKTLYLALVRSQLLYCSPLWHPYLICDISALERIQRRATKFILNDYVTDYKTRLIKLNILPLMYTYDLYDILFFVKSIQHPSNHFNISNYVNFCRNPTRSSTSNKLQHNFTSTNKQSNFYFNRLPRTYNSLPVLDLN from the coding sequence ATGGCAAACTGGTCTAGAGATTGGAACCAATTTTTTAATACCAGCAAGTTTATACATCTATCATTTAATACAAAATTCCCTACATCCTACTTCATAGACGACACTataatcaaaactagtagtactcaCCGTGACCTCGGTGTCATTTTATCAACTGATTTATcttggaaaaatcattataaccatatatcagctaaagcctatagaacccttggactactgagacgtaccttcagccactcagttgacattccaaccaagaaaactttatatttagcattagttcgatcacaattactttactgttctcctttatggcacccctaccttatttgcgacatctctgctttagaaagaatccaacgccgggcaaccaaatttattcttaatgactatgtaaccgattacaaaacacgtcttatcaaacttaacatactaccactgatgtacacctatgatctttatgacatactcttcttcgtaaaatcaatccagcatccatctaatcatttcaatatcagtaactatgtcaacttttgccgcaatcctaccagatcctccaccagtaacaagcttcaacacaattttacatcaaccaacaaacaaagtaacttctactttaacagattaccaagaacctacaacagtctaccagtacttgacttaaat